Proteins co-encoded in one Cydia splendana chromosome 11, ilCydSple1.2, whole genome shotgun sequence genomic window:
- the LOC134795139 gene encoding acidic mammalian chitinase-like has protein sequence MDEAIEQACGACAVCAATASAPPAQAPRAWPWPERPWTRRIQVSSKATHSTILVLEQNESANSFMVKLVAASGVVVCYYGEWANERPGVGRFGVSDLPTDLCTHIVYSFLLLNGTTGGIIAPEETTYEGKANSVADLIALKEKNADLKITVAIGGWNEGSTNFTALVNDDTLRATLVSNLYNYIDSNGFDGLDLDWEYPAQRGGADTDKEQFVTFVKELKEAFAAKSYLLTAAVAVTQSNIDLSYDVTGLNEYLDYFHLMLYDFYGSWNTETGVNAPLYAQLTDDASLNFNVNNSVNVWISNGATPSKLVLGLGAYGKTFTLTSLNNTSTGAPVTGAGAAGPYVAEAGTYSYYEICEDQVNNAAEWNITEVEGNYVYANKDLFWVGYDNPNTIKAKAQYAKTMGLGGIMYWAVELDDFGGICGDKYPLISAGIAGYNS, from the exons ATGGATGAAGCGATTGAGCAGGCGTGCGGCGCGTGCGCCGTGTGCGCGGCGACGGCCAGTGCGCCGCCAGCACAGGCCCCGCGCGCCTGGCCCTGGCCGGAGCGCCCATGGACCAG ACGAATCCAAGTAAGTAGTAAAGCGACCCACTCCACCATTTTGGTGCTCGAACAAAATGAGAGCGCTAATAGTTTCATGGTGAAATTAGTTGCAG CGAGCGGCGTAGTGGTGTGTTACTACGGAGAATGGGCCAACGAGAGACCCGGGGTCGGCCGCTTCGGCGTGAGTGACCTGCCTACTGATCTCTGCACGCATATTGTCTATTCGTTCCTCTTGCTTAACGGAACCACTGGAGGCATTATTGCTCCTGAAGAAACTACTTACGAGGGAAAGGCCA ATTCTGTTGCTGATCTCATTGCGTTAAAAGAGAAGAATGCCGATTTGAAAATCACGGTTGCTATTGGTGGTTGGAATGAAGGCTCAACTAACTTCACAGCG CTTGTCAACGACGATACTTTGAGGGCAACCCTAGTCAGTAACTTGTACAACTATATTGATTCCAACGGCTTCGATGGTTTGGACTTGGACTGGGAGTACCCTGCACAAAGAGGTGGAGCAGACACTGACAAG GAACAATTTGTGACTTTTGTCAAGGAGTTGAAGGAAGCCTTCGCAGCGAAATCTTATCTGTTGACCGCCGCCGTCGCCGTCACCCAGTCTAACATCGATTTGTCCTACGACGTTACCGGACTTAACGA ATACCTGGACTACTTCCACCTGATGCTGTACGATTTCTACGGCTCTTGGAATACTGAGACTGGAGTAAACGCGCCCCTCTACGCTCAGTTAACTGACGACGCCTCCCTAAATTTTAATGTT AACAACTCTGTCAACGTCTGGATCAGCAACGGCGCGACTCCCTCCAAGCTGGTGTTGGGTCTGGGAGCGTATGGCAAGACCTTTACCCTGACCAGTCTGAACAACACTTCCACCGGAGCGCCAGTCACCGGAGCTGGAGCAGCCGGGCCTTATGTTGCAGAAGCTGGAACTTACAGTTACTATGAG ATTTGCGAAGACCAAGTGAACAACGCCGCAGAATGGAACATTACCGAGGTTGAGGGCAACTACGTGTATGCTAATAAGGATCTATTCTGGGTTGGCTACGACAACCCCAACACTATTAAGGCGAAG gCACAATACGCCAAAACCATGGGCTTGGGAGGCATCATGTACTGGGCCGTAGAATTGGATGACTTCGGTGGCATCTGCGGAGACAAGTACCCTCTCATCTCAGCGGGCATTGCTGGGTATAACAGTTAA
- the LOC134795138 gene encoding uncharacterized protein K02A2.6-like yields the protein MSAVFGVLPTFDHNVQVWKNYKSRVCQWFIANNITAATDAQGQKRRAILLSALNDSSYELAAHLALPKDVQEVPYEDILKLLDDHFTPKLTGFGERHNFYSATQQREESYPQWAARLRGLSVHCAFNNVEEALRDRFVMGMLPGREKEKLYAQDLSALTLAKAVELAENIRRARAGAAVAGAGAGAAAATPGSSESSASELFKIARGGKNEGSAKVKCSVCGYTNHSASQCRFAKFTCKKCNKKGHLRKMCTSVNYVNVAADCQGDNDDDGKLYYIRSFRGEPMVETVKINGRKLKFEIDTGSAVTVVSYITYKMHFKDVPLLPTKKRLVTYSGQHLQCKGNARSRVEYAGSTHALNVYVVNDDGPPLLGRDFIALFQLQLAPVQSVHYCNDKLPVGSTDLEKQYPKLFSGKLGLFNKYKVNLRLKEDAKPVFFRARPVAFALRDTVSKEIDRLVNLGVLKPIDHSEYASPVVPVLKKNGSVRLCADYSVSINKQLLIDQYPLPTINELFSKLHGGKTFTKLDLSMAYNQFELDEDSQKLTCINTHRGLFRFTRLVFGLASAPAIFQRAMECVLAGLDGVLCLLDDVLITGADAAQHQARLKVVLQRLQDAGLVLQREKCEFFKDEISYLGYIINKEGLKKSPDKIKAIVEAPVPTNINQLQSFLGLSNYYRNFVPGASTILSPLYDLLKKNTKWEWSELHNDAFNKIKSHLVSDQVLTHFNPKAKLFLTCDASPSGLGAILSQMDSDGVERPVAFASRTLNPAEKRYAQIQREATAIIYAVRRFHQYLYGRAEPFVLRTDHKPLTSIFGPYKGIPEVSANRLQRYALFLSGYNYTIEYVRSADNSADFLSRASLPGERGRGAEPALADSDKAAYVCFVTDGAKPLTLNELQVGTKTDAILNIVIGYILNGWPNKITDVRLKPYHLCRTQLAVENGIIMRGHKAVVPQSLRDKVLAELHTSHLGIVKTKAEARARFWFPGIDRALEMFLGSCEVCQQLRPSPPRAPPAPWPQTARCFERLHIDFLGPLYGHTYLVIVDTYSKWLEVYPMVSTTSTAVVDKLCDFISRFGLPKTIVSDNGTAFCSQEFIRFCDLNDIKHVTSPAYHPASNGQAESFVKITKKGIKSSMLTGKNDRQRRLLLLRYLMDYRNSIHSTTGCAPSQLVFGHKIRCRLDVSNPSSELSPLLSAESAINKPVKTQQCSPCKEYESRNFKKGELILYKKYVNKSQFNWCKGTIDKRIGKVLYLIKDYYTDSIVKKHKNQIVRYNGTITNDSPGDLSLTDVDEYLPSVDPPPPPPPSLPPPPPPSPPPPPLKVTFNVTPM from the exons atgAGTGCTGTTTTCGGTGTCCTTCCGACTTTTGACCATAACGTGCAAGTTtggaaaaattataaaagtcgCGTGTGTCAGTGGTTCATCGCTAATAATATTACAGCGGCTACAGATGCACAGGGACAGAAACGACGAGCGATTTTGTTAAGCGCACTCAATGACAGCTCATACGAGCTCGCAGCGCATTTGGCGCTGCCCAAAGACGTCCAAGAAGTGCCGTACGAGGACATCTTAAAATTACTGGACGACCACTTCACTCCCAAGTTAACCGGGTTCGGCGAGCGGCACAACTTTTACTCGGCAACGCAGCAACGAGAGGAGTCATACCCGCAGTGGGCCGCTAGACTGCGAGGACTGTCAGTGCATTGTGCGTTTAATAACGTAGAAGAAGCATTGCGTGACCGTTTCGTTATGGGGATGCTGCCGGGCAGGGAAAAAGAAAAATTGTACGCTCAAGATTTATCCGCGTTAACATTAGCGAAGGCGGTAGAACTTGCTGAAAACATTCGTCGCGCGCGGGCAGGCGCGGCCgtggccggcgccggcgccggcgccgctgcCGCAACTCCGGGATCGTCGGAATCATCAGCCTCCGAGTTATTTAAGATCGCGCGTGGTGGTAAAAACGAGGGAAGTGCAAAGGTGAAGTGTTCGGTGTGCGGCTACACCAACCATAGTGCGTCACAGTGTCGTTTCGCTAAGTTTACATgtaaaaagtgtaataaaaaaggGCATCTCCGTAAGATGTGCACTAGCGTAAATTACGTTAATGTAGCGGCAGATTGTCAGGGCGATAACGACGACGACGGTAAGTTATATTACATTCGATCTTTTAGGGGCGAGCCTATGGTTGAAACGGTAAAAATCAATGGtcgaaagttgaaatttgaaaTCGACACTGGTTCCGCGGTGACCGTTGTTTCTTACATTACGTACAAAATGCATTTTAAAGACGTACCATtgttacctacaaaaaaaagatTAGTCACTTATTCAGGCCAACATCTACAATGTAAGGGTAATGCACGGTCGAGGGTAGAATACGCGGGTAGCACTCACGCATTAAACGTGTATGTTGTTAACGACGACGGCCCACCGTTGCTAGGCAGAGATTTTATTGCTTTGTTTCAATTGCAACTTGCACCTGTGCAATCTGTGCATTATTGTAATGATAAATTACCTGTAGGTAGCACTGACTTGGAAAAACAGTATCCCAAACTATTTTCAGGTAAATTAGGGTTATTCAATAAGTATAAAGTCAACTTAAGGCTTAAAGAGGACGCAAAACCTGTTTTTTTTAGAGCGCGGCCTGTAGCGTTCGCATTACGTGATACCGTTAGCAAAGAAATTGATAGGCTTGTCAATTTAGGGGTTCTGAAGCCAATTGATCATTCCGAGTATGCCTCACCTGTAGTGCcagttttaaagaaaaatggGTCAGTGCGTTTATGCGCAGATTATTCCGTCAGCATAAATAAACAGTTGCTTATCGATCAATATCCCTTGCCAACGATAAACGAATTGTTTTCAAAGTTACACGGGGGGAAAACATTCACAAAGTTAGATCTGTCCATGGCATACAACCAGTTCGAGCTAGACGAAGATTCACAAAAGTTGACTTGCATAAACACGCACCGTGGATTATTTCGCTTTACACGTCTCGTTTTTGGGCTGGCTTCTGCGCCAGCAATATTTCAGCGAGCCATGGAATGTGTGCTCGCAGGCCTCGACGGCGTGCTGTGTCTGCTCGACGACGTGCTCATCACGGGCGCCGACGCCGCCCAACACCAGGCCAGGTTAAAGGTAGTGTTGCAAAGACTACAGGATGCGGGACTGGTATTGCAGCGCGAAAAGTGTGAGTTTTTTAAGGACGAGATTAGCTATTTAggctatataataaataaagaagGCTTAAAAAAATCACCAGACAAAATTAAAGCTATAGTCGAAGCCCCGGTGCCAACAAACATTAATCAGTTACAATCATTTTTAGGGCTAAGTAACTACTACCGAAATTTTGTTCCGGGCGCCTCCACCATACTCAGTCCACTATAtgacctacttaaaaaaaatacaaagtgggAGTGGTCAGAGTTGCATAACGACGCttttaacaaaattaaaagTCATCTGGTGTCTGATCAGGTTCTTACACACTTTAATCCCAAAGCAAAACTTTTTCTGACCTGTGATGCATCACCTAGTGGCCTTGGGGCTATTTTGTCACAGATGGATTCGGACGGAGTCGAGCGGCCGGTCGCATTTGCCTCGCGCACTCTAAACCCCGCTGAGAAAAGGTACGCGCAAATACAGCGGGAAGCAACCGCAATAATCTATGCAGTGCGACGCTTCCATCAGTATCTGTACGGCAGGGCAGAGCCGTTTGTGTTACGAACGGACCACAAGCCTTTAACTTCAATATTTGGGCCCTACAAAGGTATCCCCGAGGTCTCAGCTAATCGTTTACAAAGGTATGCACTATTTCTCAGCggttataattatacaatagaATATGTGCGTAGTGCAGACAATAGTGCAGACTTTCTGTCTCGGGCAAGCCTGCCGGGGGAGCGCGGGCGGGGCGCGGAGCCGGCACTCGCCGATAGTGATAAGGCCGCATATGTTTGTTTTGTTACAGACGGGGCTAAACCATTAACTCTAAATGAATTACAAGTAGGTACCAAGACAGATGCAATATTAAATATCGTAATTGGGTATATCCTCAATGGTTGGCCGAATAAAATTACCGATGTGCGTCTGAAGCCTTACCATTTATGTAGAACACAGTTAGCTGTAGAAAATGGTATTATTATGCGAGGTCACAAAGCGGTAGTTCCACAGTCGCTACGCGATAAAGTTCTGGCAGAACTACATACGTCACACCTGGGAATAGTTAAAACCAAAGCTGAGGCTCGGGCTCGATTCTGGTTTCCAGGTATCGACAGGGCTTTGGAGATGTTTTTGGGTTCGTGTGAGGTATGCCAGCAGTTGCGGCCGTCCCCGCCCCGCGCGCCGCCTGCGCCGTGGCCCCAGACTGCGCGCTGTTTTGAAAGGTTACACATTGATTTCCTCGGACCGCTATATGGCCATACGTATTTAGTAATCGTGGATACTTATAGTAAATGGCTCGAGGTATACCCCATGGTTAGTACGACATCCACGGCCGTAGTAGACAAGTTATGCGATTTTATTTCCAGATTCGGGTTACCAAAAACAATAGTGAGTGACAATGGTACTGCTTTTTGCTCACAAGAATTTATTAGATTTTGTGACCTTAACGACATAAAACATGTTACGTCACCGGCCTACCACCCCGCCAGTAACGGCCAGGCCGAGAGTTTTGTTAAGATCACAAAAAAGGGTATTAAGTCGAGTATGTTAACGGGTAAAAATGATAGACAGAGGCGGTTACTCTTATTAAGATATTTAATGGATTATCGCAATTCAATACATTCAACCACAGGCTGCGCTCCGTCACAATTAGTATTCGGTCATAAAATAAGATGTAGGCTTGATGTGTCGAATCCATCCTCGGAGTTATCGCCCTTACTATCTGCCGAGTCCGCGATTAATAAACCTGTAAAAACTCAACAGTGTTCACCATGTAAAGAATACGAGTCACGTAATTTTAAAAAAGGCGAGTTAATACTTTAcaaaaagtatgtaaacaaaTCTCAATTTAACTGGTGCAAAGGGACAATAGATAAAAGAATTGgtaaagttttatatttaatCAAAGACTATTATACAGATAGTATTgtgaaaaaacataaaaatcaaataGTCAGATACAATGGTACCATAACGAATGACAGCCCAGGGGACCTAAGTTTAACAGATGTGGATGAGTACTTACCATCTGTAGACCCTcctccgccgccgccgccgtcgcttccgccgccgccgccgccgtcgcctccgccgccgcc ATTAAAAGTTACCTTTAATGTTACACCAATGTAG